One window of the Thermococcus sp. P6 genome contains the following:
- a CDS encoding DNA-directed RNA polymerase subunit L, translated as MKIEVIKREGNVLEFYLEGEDHTFANLLNEVLHENGHVTFAGYTIEHPILMARKPKFKIVTDGEVTPEKALEDAAQKIFNRARETLEAWNSTVKG; from the coding sequence ATGAAGATTGAGGTCATCAAACGTGAGGGAAACGTCCTTGAGTTCTACCTTGAGGGTGAGGATCACACCTTCGCCAACCTGCTCAACGAGGTGCTCCACGAGAACGGGCACGTTACCTTTGCCGGCTACACCATCGAACATCCCATCCTCATGGCCAGAAAGCCAAAGTTCAAGATCGTAACCGACGGCGAGGTAACCCCGGAAAAGGCCCTCGAAGATGCAGCCCAAAAGATATTCAACAGGGCGAGGGAGACCCTCGAGGCGTGGAACTCCACCGTAAAAGGGTAA
- a CDS encoding sugar phosphate isomerase/epimerase produces the protein MEIGITIYPHLVNRNKTLASVLADVKIKNYDFVSIFPHTLGIIRNGAVVEKNLRNLETTLRGVGIDYIVRMPTSMNLRDHIYHTRHFRVARAMVDVAIKLGSKVIVMQSGRTGRLDLEIEAIQQLAEMAAPFDIKLALENTYSVKDTLYVVENVERENVGFALDVAHAFLSAQGNADKLLEDLKLGTDKTIILMIHDNFGKLFPQVEPEDALAYGVGDLHLLPGEGSIPFGKVLRLFGDVPLLLKIKDPEKFSKVPTKDGLIELLTSL, from the coding sequence ATGGAGATAGGTATAACGATCTACCCGCACCTTGTTAACAGGAACAAAACCCTCGCCTCGGTGCTTGCGGACGTTAAGATAAAGAACTACGATTTCGTATCGATATTTCCCCACACGCTCGGGATTATACGAAACGGTGCCGTCGTTGAGAAAAATCTCAGGAACCTCGAGACGACACTCCGGGGGGTCGGTATAGATTACATAGTCAGGATGCCAACATCCATGAACCTCAGGGACCACATCTACCACACCAGGCACTTCCGCGTTGCGAGGGCCATGGTCGATGTGGCCATAAAGCTCGGGTCAAAGGTAATAGTGATGCAGAGCGGGAGGACCGGGAGGCTGGACCTCGAGATAGAGGCCATCCAGCAGCTCGCGGAGATGGCGGCGCCCTTCGACATAAAACTGGCCCTCGAGAACACCTACAGCGTGAAGGACACTCTGTACGTGGTTGAGAACGTGGAGAGGGAAAACGTTGGTTTTGCCCTGGATGTGGCCCACGCCTTCCTGAGCGCTCAGGGTAACGCCGATAAGCTGCTCGAAGACCTGAAGCTCGGGACCGATAAGACGATCATACTTATGATACACGACAACTTCGGAAAGCTGTTTCCGCAGGTTGAACCCGAGGATGCCCTCGCCTACGGCGTCGGGGACCTCCACCTCCTGCCAGGGGAAGGAAGCATACCCTTCGGAAAGGTTCTCAGGCTCTTCGGCGACGTCCCGCTCCTCCTGAAGATCAAAGATCCAGAGAAGTTCTCAAAGGTTCCGACCAAGGACGGCCTGATAGAACTGCTGACGAGCCTCTGA
- a CDS encoding ABC transporter ATP-binding protein, with product MIRIENLVKAYNGFRALDGLNLEVRAGQIYGFLGPNGAGKSTTILSTLGLIFPQEGRIRLFDLEVFNGGRFDEKNLVRAKFRIGYMPEQAALWDFLTPVQTLEIISDAFGIPKSEREKRIRELLQRVNLWEERNRKVGKFSKGMEQRLLLAQALINDPDLLILDEPMSGLDPLGIAEFKEIIREEKKAGKTVFFSSHILAHVEEICDTVGVIVKGRLVMEGKIESIKREFLGKAGYTIIVETNLPVDFGGSGWKVSSIGDRKYRITAAEDIREELNDFIVSKGAKILSMKVKEPSLEEIFLNTVE from the coding sequence ATGATCAGGATAGAGAACCTCGTTAAGGCTTACAACGGTTTCCGTGCGCTGGATGGTCTGAACCTCGAGGTTAGAGCTGGCCAGATCTACGGCTTTCTTGGGCCGAACGGTGCTGGTAAGAGCACGACCATACTCAGCACTCTGGGGTTGATTTTCCCACAGGAGGGCAGGATAAGGCTCTTTGACCTCGAGGTCTTCAACGGTGGAAGGTTCGACGAGAAAAACCTCGTAAGGGCCAAGTTCAGGATAGGTTACATGCCCGAACAGGCGGCCCTCTGGGACTTCCTAACGCCCGTTCAGACCCTCGAGATCATATCGGACGCCTTCGGGATCCCAAAATCCGAGAGGGAGAAGCGCATCAGGGAACTCCTTCAGCGGGTTAACCTGTGGGAGGAGAGGAACAGGAAGGTGGGCAAGTTCTCAAAGGGAATGGAACAGCGCCTCCTTCTCGCCCAGGCGCTCATAAACGATCCGGATCTTCTAATACTCGACGAGCCAATGAGCGGCCTCGATCCCCTGGGAATAGCCGAGTTCAAGGAGATAATCCGGGAGGAGAAGAAGGCCGGCAAAACAGTCTTCTTCTCGAGCCACATACTGGCTCACGTTGAGGAGATATGCGACACCGTTGGGGTCATAGTGAAGGGGAGGCTTGTGATGGAGGGAAAAATAGAAAGCATCAAACGGGAATTCCTCGGGAAGGCGGGCTACACCATAATCGTAGAAACGAACCTTCCCGTGGACTTTGGGGGGTCAGGGTGGAAGGTCAGTTCCATTGGGGACAGAAAGTACCGCATAACGGCCGCTGAGGACATCAGGGAAGAGCTAAACGACTTCATCGTTTCAAAGGGAGCCAAGATACTCTCCATGAAGGTGAAGGAACCCAGCCTCGAGGAGATATTCCTGAATACGGTGGAATAA
- a CDS encoding exosome complex RNA-binding protein Csl4, whose amino-acid sequence MDEKKAIKNGDLVLPGDYLGVIEEYLPGDGVREENGELYAMRTGRVRIDPERMEISVEPVTDTPPLPQVGDVVIGKVTDVKPQVVIVQLVKIEGEDEREIATSKLAGIHVSQIKEGYVEDVSREFKIGDIVRARVIANGKSPIQLSTKGNDFGVVYALCSRCRTPLVRRGQKLICPSCGHVETRKLSSLYRKLKV is encoded by the coding sequence ATGGATGAAAAGAAGGCCATTAAAAACGGTGATCTCGTTCTTCCCGGAGATTACCTCGGGGTTATTGAAGAATACCTGCCCGGTGACGGCGTTCGAGAAGAGAACGGGGAACTCTACGCCATGAGGACGGGGAGGGTGAGGATAGATCCGGAGAGGATGGAAATAAGCGTTGAACCCGTAACGGACACACCGCCCCTTCCACAGGTCGGGGACGTCGTCATAGGAAAGGTCACGGACGTTAAGCCTCAGGTGGTCATCGTCCAGCTCGTTAAAATAGAGGGGGAGGACGAAAGAGAGATAGCCACCTCGAAGCTCGCCGGGATCCACGTCTCCCAGATAAAGGAGGGCTACGTGGAGGACGTATCCCGGGAGTTTAAGATAGGGGACATCGTAAGGGCCCGGGTGATAGCCAACGGGAAGAGCCCGATACAGCTCTCAACGAAGGGGAACGATTTCGGCGTGGTTTACGCCCTCTGTTCCAGATGCAGAACCCCCCTCGTCAGAAGGGGGCAAAAGCTCATCTGTCCCAGCTGCGGCCACGTTGAGACGAGGAAGCTCTCATCCCTCTACAGGAAACTGAAGGTGTGA
- a CDS encoding beta-ribofuranosylaminobenzene 5'-phosphate synthase family protein: MIIRTPRRLHLGLIDPSGTFGRRFGSLGVALEGGYEVRIENSGEGKIVARGEDRKTVGFTMERMNHAYGTGLGYTVEVRKAIPRHVGLGSTTQLSLAVATGIARLSGLNASVEELALTLGRGRNSGAGIYSFAYGGFVVDGGVRDGIPPLIFREDFPQEWGFLLIIPELRPGFDEEEEKPVMESVTGSREAAMEISHRILLGLLPALREGDIRTFGKHLSAIQTLVGKHFESYQGGEFREDVSLLLEFLRENSYGYGQSSWGPTVYGLIHLKEFERLRGEAVDFLREHGLRAKVEAGIPNNRGFTMEESGGERDGNRPLHRN, from the coding sequence GTGATAATCCGCACTCCGCGAAGGCTCCACCTCGGTCTGATAGATCCGTCAGGCACTTTCGGGAGACGCTTTGGAAGCCTCGGGGTAGCACTGGAAGGCGGTTACGAGGTCAGGATAGAGAATAGCGGGGAGGGAAAAATAGTGGCCCGGGGAGAGGACAGGAAGACCGTAGGGTTCACAATGGAGAGGATGAACCATGCCTACGGAACGGGTCTGGGTTACACCGTTGAGGTCAGAAAGGCCATCCCCCGGCACGTCGGCCTCGGCTCCACGACCCAGCTCAGCCTCGCGGTGGCAACCGGAATAGCCCGCCTCAGTGGTCTCAACGCGTCCGTGGAAGAGCTCGCCCTGACTCTCGGAAGGGGGCGGAACAGCGGGGCGGGTATCTACTCCTTCGCCTACGGCGGCTTCGTCGTCGACGGAGGGGTTAGGGACGGCATCCCCCCGCTGATATTCAGGGAAGACTTCCCACAGGAATGGGGCTTTCTCCTGATCATCCCGGAACTCAGGCCGGGTTTTGACGAGGAGGAGGAAAAACCGGTCATGGAGAGCGTCACGGGGAGCAGGGAGGCGGCCATGGAGATAAGCCACAGGATACTTCTCGGTCTGTTGCCGGCCCTGAGGGAAGGGGACATCAGAACGTTTGGAAAACACCTCTCGGCCATACAGACGCTTGTAGGGAAGCACTTTGAGAGCTATCAGGGAGGGGAGTTCAGGGAGGACGTGAGCCTTTTACTCGAATTCCTGAGGGAGAACTCCTACGGATACGGGCAGAGTTCATGGGGCCCAACCGTCTACGGCCTCATCCACCTGAAAGAGTTCGAAAGGCTCAGAGGAGAGGCGGTTGATTTCCTCAGGGAGCACGGCCTCAGGGCGAAGGTTGAAGCCGGCATTCCGAACAACAGGGGTTTCACGATGGAAGAATCCGGAGGGGAGCGAGATGGGAATCGACCGCTTCATCGGAATTAA
- a CDS encoding DUF2067 family protein has protein sequence MARAKRVITIHVRDDREKEELLREIQRLNLPAFIYVHGKLNDLKINVQGTKDEIREALSRIREIQNRVRAKLYPNRRGLYRYSIDDLLRNSGSSVPTPVLVKTLELLGEGVELKGNELVTSMPWEELVSITRTLGEYLAEISHQTTRQIREVILPLALAKNLDPVEVIDLLLRLNLAEWKEDKFKYELVKNKEQAMEELLGYLEGEKDED, from the coding sequence ATGGCGAGGGCCAAGAGGGTAATAACGATCCACGTTCGCGATGACCGGGAGAAGGAAGAGCTCCTGAGGGAGATCCAGAGGCTGAACCTTCCGGCTTTCATATACGTTCACGGGAAGCTCAACGACCTCAAGATAAACGTTCAGGGGACGAAGGACGAGATCAGGGAAGCCCTCAGCAGGATAAGGGAGATACAAAACCGCGTCAGGGCAAAGCTATATCCGAACAGGAGGGGCCTTTACCGGTACTCGATCGATGACCTTCTCCGCAACTCCGGAAGCTCCGTTCCAACCCCGGTGCTGGTGAAGACGCTGGAACTGCTCGGGGAGGGCGTTGAGCTGAAGGGGAACGAACTGGTGACTTCCATGCCGTGGGAGGAGCTGGTTTCCATAACGAGAACGCTCGGTGAATACCTTGCGGAGATATCCCACCAGACCACCAGACAGATAAGGGAGGTCATCCTTCCTTTAGCATTGGCCAAAAACCTCGATCCCGTTGAGGTCATCGATCTACTCCTTCGGCTCAACCTCGCCGAATGGAAGGAGGATAAGTTTAAATACGAACTTGTGAAGAACAAGGAGCAGGCCATGGAGGAACTCCTTGGGTATCTGGAGGGTGAGAAGGATGAAGATTGA
- the sppA gene encoding signal peptide peptidase SppA, with protein MRENIWKYVALVLTLLLTASSVTVVLLYMQNSELAGCSPRNLTGNVTPKAPPVVSCNLTPYRIQIDELQRQVDFLKAQLRERNLPEGNVTIAVVPIFGLIDDYTALRVVTTLREIARNDTIGGVVLWIESPGGYVGPVREIYSAVKKLDLIKPVVAYTGGIAASGGYYVAVGAGRIIADPLAEVGSIGVIYVHYNYQTNYQQNGIEVEVFKTGPYKDMGAEWRGLTDEEKAMIKETVDAYFQGFLQAVSSGRGMDINETKRYATGRTWLAMNVTGSLVDETGDLDRAIKSLEESLNVTRPRVVIYEGSTSHDFGVFGSTALLLDPRYVEAYLKTGNGR; from the coding sequence ATGAGGGAGAACATCTGGAAGTACGTGGCTCTCGTTCTCACGCTCCTCCTGACGGCTTCGAGCGTAACCGTCGTTCTGCTCTACATGCAGAACTCCGAGCTGGCCGGATGCAGTCCCCGGAACCTGACGGGTAACGTAACGCCTAAGGCTCCTCCAGTAGTGAGCTGTAACTTAACGCCATACAGGATTCAGATAGACGAACTCCAGAGACAGGTGGACTTCCTTAAGGCCCAGCTGAGGGAGCGGAACCTTCCGGAGGGCAACGTCACGATAGCTGTGGTCCCGATCTTTGGCCTCATAGACGATTACACCGCGCTCAGGGTCGTCACCACCCTCAGGGAAATAGCCAGAAACGATACCATAGGGGGTGTCGTGCTGTGGATAGAAAGCCCCGGGGGCTACGTGGGGCCCGTGAGGGAGATATATTCCGCCGTCAAAAAGCTCGATCTCATCAAGCCCGTGGTGGCCTACACCGGAGGAATCGCCGCTTCGGGCGGTTACTACGTAGCCGTCGGTGCCGGGAGGATAATAGCCGACCCTCTGGCGGAGGTGGGGAGCATAGGCGTCATCTACGTCCATTACAACTACCAGACGAACTATCAGCAGAACGGAATAGAGGTTGAGGTCTTCAAGACAGGACCCTACAAGGACATGGGTGCCGAATGGCGCGGTCTTACCGACGAGGAGAAGGCCATGATAAAGGAGACTGTTGATGCCTACTTCCAGGGCTTCCTTCAGGCTGTGAGCAGCGGACGGGGAATGGACATCAACGAGACGAAGAGATACGCAACTGGAAGGACGTGGTTGGCCATGAACGTTACGGGGAGTCTGGTTGACGAAACCGGCGACCTCGATCGCGCGATAAAATCCCTTGAGGAGAGTCTGAACGTGACCAGACCGCGGGTGGTAATCTACGAAGGCTCCACCTCCCACGACTTCGGGGTGTTCGGGAGCACCGCCCTGCTCCTCGACCCGAGGTACGTTGAGGCATACCTGAAAACGGGGAACGGGCGATGA
- a CDS encoding ABC transporter permease subunit, translated as MLWGFELEFKQSLRTKKLWVILGVMMLLYIPTFYIQKTTGVEVKSVQEAVSILVGSVTGFGGFFIAILALLIGATAINGEIEKGTLRVAMSKPVKRLSYIGGKFLAHTLIVLLALILTTFVGVAGLKWLGAPIEGKLITESLLLNGLLMLAMVQLIALGYILSTTIRSSSTALGVALVLVFVAFMIMPAIVQYMAAKDTVLNNNPDLNAFRDKSREYRTRYLFYDPLEQINIIVNDATEVSGESGREKVEYVGISRGIAKNPINFGILIGLPFVYLAASLYRFTRMDLR; from the coding sequence ATGCTATGGGGATTTGAACTTGAGTTCAAACAGAGCCTTCGGACCAAGAAGCTCTGGGTAATACTTGGGGTCATGATGTTGCTCTACATACCCACCTTTTACATCCAAAAAACAACCGGGGTTGAGGTGAAAAGCGTTCAGGAGGCGGTTTCGATCCTTGTTGGAAGCGTCACTGGATTCGGCGGCTTTTTCATCGCCATCCTCGCCCTCCTGATAGGGGCCACGGCGATAAACGGCGAGATAGAAAAGGGTACCCTCCGCGTTGCCATGAGCAAACCTGTGAAGAGGTTGAGTTACATAGGCGGTAAGTTCCTCGCGCATACGTTGATCGTGCTCCTGGCCCTTATCCTGACGACGTTCGTCGGGGTAGCGGGCTTAAAGTGGCTCGGTGCCCCGATAGAAGGTAAGCTAATCACAGAATCGCTCCTGCTCAACGGCCTGCTGATGCTGGCGATGGTGCAGTTGATAGCCCTGGGATACATACTCTCAACAACCATCAGATCTTCAAGCACGGCCCTCGGGGTGGCGCTGGTTCTCGTCTTCGTGGCCTTTATGATAATGCCGGCGATCGTCCAGTACATGGCAGCCAAGGACACCGTACTGAACAACAATCCCGATCTTAACGCCTTCCGGGATAAGAGCCGGGAGTACAGGACCAGGTATCTTTTCTACGACCCACTGGAGCAGATAAACATCATAGTAAACGATGCCACGGAGGTAAGCGGTGAATCCGGCAGAGAGAAGGTTGAATACGTTGGGATCTCAAGGGGCATAGCGAAGAATCCGATCAACTTCGGTATACTCATCGGACTTCCCTTCGTTTATCTGGCCGCTTCCCTATACCGCTTCACCCGTATGGACCTGAGGTGA
- a CDS encoding N-glycosylase/DNA lyase: MGIDRFIGINQENEKVRHLVETLRSLGLECARTIEEKIDLQFSALENLHENLNNDELFIKLVLANAIVSYQLSGKGEDWWWEFSRHFSINKEVGSIKKAYASFLPSSRTNRRLVGAKLKRLERLEPFLRGLNIDDLKEYYDNMLRLRDDLAKALNSGKDAKTIVFAVKMFGYAARIAFKKFKPYPMEIPIPEDVRILRYTKRFTTEPPGSFWGRIGRQTGIPPLHIDSLVWPALGKNDEVMARLKRHCPRWRLVLEITEI, encoded by the coding sequence ATGGGAATCGACCGCTTCATCGGAATTAACCAAGAGAATGAAAAGGTCCGGCACCTCGTGGAAACCCTGAGGAGCCTCGGGCTGGAATGCGCCAGAACCATCGAGGAGAAAATTGACCTGCAGTTTTCCGCTCTGGAAAATCTTCACGAGAATTTGAACAACGATGAGCTCTTCATCAAACTCGTGCTTGCCAATGCCATCGTCTCCTACCAGCTCAGCGGTAAGGGCGAGGACTGGTGGTGGGAGTTCTCCCGCCACTTTTCCATAAACAAAGAGGTAGGAAGCATAAAAAAAGCTTATGCGAGCTTTTTACCCAGCTCCCGGACGAACAGGCGTCTGGTGGGAGCCAAGCTCAAACGCCTGGAAAGGCTTGAACCCTTTCTCAGGGGACTAAACATCGATGACCTTAAAGAATATTATGATAATATGCTCAGGCTGAGGGATGATCTGGCAAAAGCGCTGAACTCAGGGAAAGATGCCAAAACAATCGTCTTCGCGGTTAAGATGTTCGGCTACGCCGCCAGGATAGCTTTTAAGAAGTTTAAGCCGTACCCGATGGAGATTCCGATCCCGGAGGATGTGCGGATACTGAGGTATACGAAACGCTTCACCACCGAACCGCCCGGGAGTTTCTGGGGCAGGATCGGACGGCAGACGGGAATCCCTCCGCTCCACATTGATTCCCTCGTGTGGCCGGCACTGGGGAAAAATGACGAAGTGATGGCACGCCTCAAAAGGCACTGTCCCAGATGGAGGCTCGTTCTTGAGATAACTGAAATTTAG
- a CDS encoding ribonuclease III family protein — protein sequence MRYERNFTDRGLSKFGDSLVNFVFSLALSEYLGEPTGERVPNSSLSMALELAGLRKLVPPRTDVHGKGDVAEALFAYAYLEGVISIEEATRILRENFTPDVVHFSRKKEIVGRAFAGVFRVIGERLGL from the coding sequence TTGAGGTATGAGAGGAACTTCACGGACAGGGGACTCTCAAAGTTCGGGGACTCCCTGGTAAATTTCGTCTTTTCGCTCGCCCTGAGCGAGTACCTCGGCGAACCCACCGGTGAGAGGGTTCCCAACTCCTCCCTCAGTATGGCCCTCGAGCTCGCAGGGTTGAGGAAGCTCGTGCCTCCAAGGACGGACGTGCACGGTAAGGGGGACGTAGCCGAGGCCCTCTTCGCCTACGCCTACCTCGAGGGCGTGATATCCATCGAAGAAGCCACCAGAATCCTGAGGGAGAACTTCACCCCCGACGTCGTCCACTTCTCGCGGAAGAAGGAAATCGTAGGCAGGGCCTTCGCCGGGGTCTTCAGGGTGATAGGCGAGAGGCTGGGCCTGTAA
- a CDS encoding UbiD family decarboxylase, whose amino-acid sequence MLGEIVESFEDTVVIEKPVKKELEITRYLLKYRDRPVLFRDVDGWVVAGNVWSTRERIAGYLGTERDNLPHFIAEAMENPEPWKTVERAPFTKNSTGDFSLRELPIPKYYPKDGGQYFTSAMVIARDEKGFVNTSFHRIMVTDEKTGTIRLVPRHLYAMWNARAERGEELDVRIIVGSPVHLLLAGATSVPYGVSELEIASAMSRMAFGKPLEVFNMNGIPVPVETEFVFEAKILPELDREGPFVDITGTYDHIREQPVVVFERMYHVDEPVFHALLPGGYEHYMLMGLPKEPQIYRSVKQVVPRVHGVRLTEGGAMWLHAIVSITKQHDGDGKNAILAAFAGHPSLKHVVVVDEDVNIYDDREVEWAIATRFQADRDLVVVPNARGSSLDPSSEKSLTTKWGIDATKPLDRKEEFERASV is encoded by the coding sequence ATGCTCGGGGAAATAGTTGAGAGTTTTGAGGATACGGTAGTCATCGAGAAGCCCGTGAAAAAGGAGCTTGAGATAACCCGGTACCTGCTGAAGTATCGCGATAGGCCCGTTCTCTTCAGGGACGTTGACGGCTGGGTCGTGGCCGGGAACGTGTGGAGCACCCGCGAGAGGATAGCCGGTTACCTCGGAACGGAGAGGGACAACCTTCCCCATTTCATAGCCGAAGCAATGGAGAACCCGGAACCGTGGAAAACCGTTGAACGGGCGCCTTTTACGAAGAACTCCACGGGGGACTTTTCCCTCAGAGAGCTTCCGATTCCAAAGTACTACCCGAAGGATGGGGGGCAGTACTTCACATCGGCCATGGTGATAGCCCGGGACGAGAAGGGTTTCGTCAACACATCCTTCCACAGGATAATGGTGACGGATGAGAAGACCGGTACCATAAGGCTCGTTCCGAGGCATCTTTACGCGATGTGGAATGCCAGAGCCGAACGCGGAGAGGAGCTGGATGTCAGGATAATCGTCGGCAGTCCGGTGCACCTTCTCCTTGCCGGGGCAACGAGCGTGCCCTATGGGGTGAGCGAGCTGGAGATTGCATCGGCCATGAGCAGAATGGCCTTTGGAAAGCCCCTTGAGGTCTTCAACATGAACGGAATTCCCGTTCCGGTGGAGACGGAGTTCGTCTTCGAGGCGAAGATCCTTCCCGAGCTTGACAGGGAAGGCCCCTTCGTCGACATAACCGGAACCTACGATCACATTAGAGAACAGCCGGTTGTGGTCTTTGAGAGGATGTATCACGTTGATGAGCCGGTTTTCCATGCGTTGCTTCCGGGGGGCTACGAGCACTACATGCTGATGGGCCTTCCAAAGGAACCGCAGATTTACAGGAGTGTTAAGCAGGTTGTTCCGAGGGTGCACGGCGTGAGACTAACGGAAGGCGGTGCCATGTGGCTCCATGCCATCGTTTCCATCACAAAGCAGCACGACGGCGATGGGAAAAACGCCATTCTGGCCGCCTTCGCCGGGCACCCGAGCCTTAAGCACGTTGTTGTGGTGGACGAGGACGTAAACATATACGACGACCGCGAGGTTGAATGGGCCATAGCCACCCGCTTTCAGGCGGATAGGGACCTCGTTGTGGTTCCCAACGCCCGGGGCAGTTCCCTCGATCCTTCCTCGGAGAAGAGCCTCACGACAAAGTGGGGCATCGACGCCACAAAGCCGCTGGATAGAAAGGAGGAGTTTGAGAGGGCCAGCGTTTAG